A single Primulina eburnea isolate SZY01 chromosome 11, ASM2296580v1, whole genome shotgun sequence DNA region contains:
- the LOC140804925 gene encoding uncharacterized protein, whose amino-acid sequence MPLENPLLGDDPEWSEPLGDDDKDALSGQDVGSLREVLGIPPECDIKFPGPRDDCHNPPPGYFTLFLEYFTWRLMFPLQPLLVELVKSLGDRFDLATIRVHKTTLGRQSPLAGNSIAPADHAAHYFRDTMHRRLPPARSEHVRGSGSNSQNKSNSSPSNKFLEIRPLSGGGGEANKRGYEGVEKKMYEETQKNPKETRVNDQGTASKTPSVKHIYVDRVNHNKKADSLWDLDDLEIGWKKGQSIVGEYVMVRLVSLSTDSFAHSLAWNSCQSLSLASAVQVREEKLRNYQDNLREEVARLKEEKLHLTQEK is encoded by the exons ATGCCATTAGAGAATCCCTTATTGGGTGATGATCCTGAATGGAGTGAACCTTTAGGCGATGACGATAAGGATGCTCTGTCTGGCCAAGATGTCGGGAGTTTGCGCGAAGTACTTGGAATACCACCCGAGTGTGACATTAAGTTTCCGGGACCTCGAGATGATTGTCATAACCCACCTCCGGGTTACTTCACCCTTTTCCTTGAATACTTTACTTGGAGACTTATGTTTCCTCTGCAACCTCTATTAGTGGAGTTGGTTAAAAGCCTCG GTGACAGATTTGACTTGGCCACGATCCGGGTTCACAAGACCACTTTGGGGAGGCAATCCCCGCTTGCTGGGAATAGTATAGCGCCTGCGGATCATGCTGCTCATTATTTTCGTGACACTATGCATAGGAGACTCCCACCGGCACGCTCTGAGCATGTCCGTGGGTCGGGCTCTAACTCGCAAAATAAAAGTAACTCTTCGCCATCAAACAAATTTTTGGAGATTAGGCCCCTGAGTGGGGGAGGAGGAGAGGCGAACAAACGAGGATATGAAGGGGTGGAAAAGAAAATGTATGAGGAAACACAAAAAAATCCTAAAGAGACCCGTGTGAATGACCAAGGAACAGCTTCCAAGACTCCGTCTGTTAAGCATATATATGTTGACCGGGTGAACCATAACAAGAAGGCTGACTCTTTATGGGATTTGGATGATCTGGAGATAGGATGGAAGAAAGGACAGAGCATTGTGGGAGAATATGTCATGGTCCGTTTGGTTTCGCTGTCTACGGATTCATTTGCCCATTCCCTTGCCTGGAATTCATGTCAG AGTTTGTCGTTAGCTAGTGCTGTGCAAGTTCGGGAGGAGAAATTGCGGAATTATCAAGATAATCTACGAGAAGAGGTTGCTCGGTTGAAAGAAGAGAAGCTTCATCTTACTCAGGAGAAATAA